In the genome of Tannockella kyphosi, one region contains:
- a CDS encoding ABC-F family ATP-binding cassette domain-containing protein, with the protein MSILTVQNVSHDFGGRTILQDASFRLLNGEHIGLVGANGEGKSTFLNIITGKIEPDEGKIEWCKRITTGYLDQHTALKPGKTIMEVLQDAFKYYFDLETEMLQMYEQMCDCDDITMTRLMDEVGEIQEILDHGGFYTIDIKIKEVAGGLGLNDIGLDKLVDELSGGQRSKVLLTKLLLENPMILILDEPTNYLDEQHIYWLTNFLKNYENAFILVSHDIPFLNSVINIIYSLSDGGLTRYKGDYHYYLEQTELKNKQQEAAYNKQQKEIADLEDFISRNKARVATRNMASSRQKKLDKMDLLSKPKEKIKPTFHFLEARTPGKVLFQCSDLVIGYDSPLTKPMNLEFERNKKVAIKGVNGLGKTTLLKTIIGMLEPYSGHVEKDPFVEIGFFKQEEGDINKTTFNYLWDEYPDRGNGEIRSMLAKCGLTTDHIESLVKVLSGGENAKARLCVIMNRASNVLVLDEPTNHLDVDAKDALQEALLAFKGAIILVSHEPEFYLPIVDEVINLEECSTKII; encoded by the coding sequence ATGAGTATACTAACAGTTCAAAATGTCAGCCATGATTTTGGTGGTCGTACCATTTTACAAGATGCAAGTTTTCGTTTGTTAAATGGGGAACATATTGGTTTGGTTGGAGCAAATGGGGAAGGAAAGTCTACTTTCTTAAATATCATTACTGGAAAAATAGAACCGGATGAAGGAAAAATAGAATGGTGTAAAAGAATTACTACCGGTTATTTAGATCAACATACTGCTTTAAAACCAGGGAAAACAATTATGGAAGTTTTACAAGATGCTTTTAAATATTATTTTGATTTAGAAACAGAAATGCTTCAAATGTATGAACAAATGTGTGATTGTGATGATATCACAATGACACGTTTAATGGATGAAGTAGGTGAAATTCAAGAGATTTTAGATCATGGTGGTTTTTATACAATTGATATTAAGATTAAAGAAGTTGCTGGTGGATTAGGTTTAAATGATATTGGATTGGATAAATTGGTTGATGAGTTATCTGGTGGACAACGTTCAAAAGTATTACTAACAAAGCTTTTATTAGAAAATCCAATGATTTTAATATTAGATGAACCTACTAACTATTTAGATGAACAACATATTTATTGGTTAACTAATTTCTTAAAAAATTATGAAAATGCTTTTATTTTAGTAAGTCATGATATTCCTTTTTTAAATAGTGTTATTAATATTATTTATTCTTTATCTGATGGTGGATTAACAAGATATAAAGGGGACTATCATTATTATTTAGAACAAACAGAACTAAAAAACAAACAACAAGAAGCAGCTTATAATAAACAACAAAAAGAAATAGCAGATTTAGAAGATTTTATTTCTAGAAACAAGGCTAGAGTTGCTACTCGTAATATGGCTAGTTCTCGTCAAAAGAAATTAGATAAGATGGATTTATTATCTAAACCAAAAGAAAAAATCAAACCAACTTTTCATTTCTTAGAAGCTAGAACACCAGGAAAAGTATTATTTCAATGTAGTGATTTAGTGATAGGATACGATTCACCTTTAACCAAACCAATGAATTTAGAATTTGAAAGAAATAAAAAGGTAGCAATAAAGGGTGTCAATGGTTTAGGAAAAACAACATTACTAAAAACAATTATTGGGATGTTAGAACCATATAGTGGTCATGTTGAAAAAGATCCTTTTGTAGAAATAGGATTCTTTAAACAAGAAGAAGGCGATATTAACAAAACTACATTCAATTATTTATGGGATGAATATCCTGATCGTGGTAATGGAGAAATCCGTAGTATGCTTGCTAAATGTGGGTTAACAACAGACCATATTGAATCACTAGTAAAAGTATTATCTGGTGGTGAAAATGCAAAAGCTAGACTATGTGTGATTATGAATCGTGCTAGTAATGTATTAGTATTAGATGAACCTACTAACCACTTAGATGTAGATGCAAAAGATGCATTGCAAGAAGCTTTATTAGCGTTTAAAGGAGCTATTATTTTAGTTAGTCATGAACCTGAATTCTATTTACCAATCGTAGATGAAGTTATTAATTTAGAAGAATGTTCTACTAAAATTATATAA
- a CDS encoding DEAD/DEAH box helicase translates to MNFKQLNIIEPITKQLDKLGYQEATPIQVASIPLILEKKDLVGLAKTGTGKTAAFGLPMLQMLNEKQREVQALIIAPTRELAFQIQENLTIYSRNLAIRNTIICGGMNQNKQVKELEKGAQIVIATPGRLIDLMRQRLIDLSKVEYLVLDEADQMLDMGFIHDIKKILSFVPKKRQTLLFSATMSSEIKSIVSQFLYQPEYVDVSPKSLVVEKIDQRLYYVDKANKKNLLLDILATENVFNALVFTRTKSNASRLSKFLVQNGISSDCIHGDKSQNARIRILKSFKESKIQVLVASDVMARGIDIQELEYVFNYEIPNISSTYVHRIGRSGRAGMSGKAISFCQFDEIEYVKDIEKLMKQTIPVIDNHAYPLMDRSATSSSHSRPRNRSTNKKKQGNYRNKKKGK, encoded by the coding sequence ATGAACTTTAAACAATTAAACATAATAGAACCAATTACAAAACAATTAGACAAATTAGGATATCAAGAAGCAACTCCTATTCAAGTGGCTTCAATCCCACTTATTTTAGAAAAAAAAGACCTAGTAGGGCTTGCTAAAACAGGTACTGGTAAAACAGCAGCCTTTGGATTACCAATGTTACAAATGTTAAATGAAAAACAAAGAGAAGTACAAGCACTAATCATTGCTCCAACAAGAGAGTTAGCTTTTCAAATACAAGAAAACTTAACGATATATAGTAGAAATCTAGCTATTAGAAATACTATTATATGTGGAGGAATGAATCAAAACAAACAAGTAAAAGAATTAGAAAAAGGAGCTCAAATTGTTATTGCTACACCTGGTAGATTAATTGATTTAATGAGACAACGTCTTATTGATTTATCAAAAGTAGAATATTTAGTATTAGATGAAGCAGATCAAATGTTAGATATGGGATTTATCCATGATATTAAAAAGATATTATCTTTTGTTCCTAAAAAAAGACAAACATTATTATTTAGTGCTACGATGTCTTCAGAAATAAAAAGCATTGTATCACAATTCTTATATCAACCAGAATATGTGGATGTTAGTCCTAAATCATTAGTAGTAGAGAAAATAGATCAAAGATTATACTATGTTGATAAAGCAAATAAAAAGAATCTATTATTAGACATATTAGCAACTGAAAATGTATTTAATGCATTAGTATTTACTAGAACAAAATCAAACGCTTCTAGATTAAGTAAATTCTTAGTTCAAAATGGTATTAGTAGTGATTGTATTCATGGTGACAAAAGTCAAAATGCTAGAATTAGAATCTTAAAATCTTTCAAAGAATCAAAAATACAAGTATTAGTAGCTAGTGATGTAATGGCTCGAGGAATTGATATTCAAGAACTAGAATATGTTTTCAATTATGAAATACCAAATATTTCAAGTACCTATGTACATCGAATCGGACGTAGTGGAAGAGCAGGGATGTCAGGAAAAGCTATTTCTTTTTGTCAATTTGATGAAATAGAATATGTTAAAGATATTGAAAAGCTTATGAAACAAACAATACCAGTTATTGATAATCATGCTTATCCATTAATGGATCGTAGTGCTACATCTAGTAGCCATTCAAGACCTAGAAATAGAAGTACTAACAAGAAAAAACAAGGGAATTATCGAAATAAAAAGAAAGGAAAATAA
- a CDS encoding Cof-type HAD-IIB family hydrolase — MIKLIATDMDGTFLDSNKNYDPKFLELFKKMKEKNIHFVVASGNQCHRLFQRFESIKEDIYYIAENGSYTLKGSTPLYSTLIAPEDLNKLLDMLLPLEDCFFILSGRKGTHILNKHRNREDIIVKYYARYYFVENYDDLDDEIFKISLYDDNHQSTALLETILPSIPKDVRAITTGHEWIDFTDKSIHKGIALKKLQDDLGILPEECAAFGDQMNDLELLQQVKYSYAMDNAVDPIKEVAYEIIGDNDSQAVIKKIEEILNNV, encoded by the coding sequence ATGATTAAATTAATAGCAACTGATATGGATGGAACATTTTTAGATTCTAATAAAAATTATGATCCTAAATTCCTTGAACTATTTAAAAAAATGAAAGAAAAGAATATTCATTTTGTTGTGGCAAGTGGAAATCAATGTCATCGTTTATTTCAAAGATTTGAATCAATCAAAGAAGATATTTACTATATTGCAGAAAATGGGAGTTATACTTTAAAAGGATCAACCCCTTTATATAGTACATTGATAGCACCTGAGGATCTTAACAAACTATTAGATATGTTATTACCTTTAGAAGATTGTTTCTTTATTTTGAGTGGTAGAAAAGGAACACATATTTTAAATAAGCATCGTAATCGAGAAGATATTATTGTAAAATATTATGCACGTTATTATTTTGTTGAAAACTATGATGATTTAGATGATGAAATATTTAAAATATCATTATATGATGATAATCATCAATCAACAGCCTTATTAGAAACAATATTACCTTCTATACCAAAAGATGTTCGTGCCATTACAACAGGACATGAATGGATAGATTTCACAGACAAAAGTATTCATAAAGGAATAGCATTAAAAAAATTACAAGATGATTTAGGTATCTTACCTGAAGAATGTGCTGCATTTGGAGATCAAATGAATGATTTAGAATTATTACAACAAGTAAAATATAGTTATGCAATGGATAATGCAGTAGATCCAATTAAAGAAGTTGCTTATGAAATAATAGGTGATAATGATAGTCAAGCGGTTATTAAAAAGATAGAAGAAATCTTAAATAATGTATAG
- the malQ gene encoding 4-alpha-glucanotransferase — translation MKNLGILAPVFSLVGRQGIGDFGKEAYEFVDVLAKNKVSIWQILPMNPVGYGNSPYQPYSSYAGDEVYISGQGLYEMGLINSLPRKITTDHVDYEAVRNIKQRMLKRAYIAFLQREDLQDDYNQFVKETSWLETYANFITLKKYNYLSCWLEWPKKHKEWIEKKEYDIEKHRETIEYEKFIQYMFYKQWFALKEYANAKGIQIVGDIPIYVGIDSADVWANKNTFLLDEHHYPTFIAGVPPDYFSATGQRWGNPLYDWDYLEENNFQFWIERLAWSSKLFDQIRIDHFRGFDTYWKIPASSPTAILGSWHEAPGYALFDTIKEQLPTISIVAEDLGLLRQEVLDLRDHYHLPGMEIIQFVLDLDSEEIRKEEKRNVYVYSGTHDNNTLLGFLEECTEKQRKNLEKQYKDYNGKTIYDKIMNSLLHSLQDTVIFPLQDVLCLNQETRLNTPGTVGAPNWQWKLKELNSFEIHLKTLLEEIL, via the coding sequence ATGAAAAACTTAGGAATATTAGCACCAGTTTTCTCTTTGGTAGGAAGACAAGGGATTGGTGACTTTGGAAAAGAAGCATATGAATTTGTAGATGTATTAGCTAAAAATAAGGTATCTATTTGGCAAATACTTCCCATGAATCCAGTTGGTTATGGCAATTCACCATATCAACCTTATTCTAGTTATGCTGGAGATGAAGTATATATATCTGGTCAAGGATTGTATGAAATGGGATTGATAAATTCATTACCTAGAAAAATAACAACCGATCATGTTGATTATGAAGCAGTGCGAAACATAAAACAAAGAATGTTGAAAAGAGCATATATCGCTTTTTTACAAAGAGAGGATTTACAAGATGACTATAACCAATTTGTTAAAGAAACTTCTTGGTTAGAAACATACGCTAATTTTATTACATTAAAAAAATATAACTATTTATCATGTTGGTTAGAATGGCCTAAAAAACACAAAGAGTGGATTGAAAAAAAAGAATATGATATTGAAAAACATCGAGAAACAATAGAATATGAAAAATTCATTCAATATATGTTTTATAAACAATGGTTTGCATTAAAAGAGTACGCTAATGCAAAAGGAATACAAATAGTAGGGGATATTCCTATTTATGTTGGTATTGATTCAGCGGATGTTTGGGCTAATAAAAATACTTTTTTATTAGATGAACATCATTATCCAACTTTCATTGCTGGTGTACCACCTGATTATTTTAGTGCAACTGGACAACGTTGGGGAAATCCTTTGTATGATTGGGATTATTTAGAAGAAAATAATTTTCAATTTTGGATTGAAAGATTAGCTTGGTCTAGTAAACTATTTGATCAAATTCGTATTGATCATTTTAGAGGGTTTGATACGTATTGGAAAATACCAGCATCTAGTCCTACTGCTATTCTAGGTAGTTGGCATGAGGCACCAGGATATGCTTTGTTTGATACGATTAAAGAACAATTACCTACTATATCTATTGTGGCAGAAGATTTAGGTTTATTACGTCAAGAAGTATTGGATTTAAGAGATCATTATCATTTGCCTGGGATGGAAATTATTCAGTTTGTATTAGATTTAGATAGTGAAGAAATAAGAAAAGAAGAAAAAAGAAATGTTTATGTTTATTCAGGAACACATGATAATAATACACTATTAGGATTCTTAGAAGAATGTACTGAAAAACAAAGAAAGAACTTAGAAAAACAATACAAAGATTATAATGGTAAAACTATCTATGATAAGATAATGAATAGCTTATTACATTCGCTTCAAGATACCGTTATTTTCCCATTACAAGATGTATTATGTTTAAACCAAGAAACTAGATTAAATACTCCAGGAACAGTAGGGGCTCCTAATTGGCAATGGAAGTTAAAAGAATTAAATAGCTTTGAAATACATTTAAAAACATTATTAGAGGAGATACTATGA
- a CDS encoding APC family permease has translation MKKQSEYNILTAISMIIGIVIGSGIFFKSDDVLNYTNGSVALGILVFVIAGISIIFGSLTIAQIAIRTDKAGGIVTYMEEVGNTSLAGSLGWFHTFIYYPTLIVVVSWVAGVYFCLLFGMEGTLLHQCSIGFTFTIFFFIMNIISKRMGGYFQVATTIIKLIPLFLIAVLGLMFGETSNITLEPVIATTSSMGFIAAIVPIAFSFDGWIIATSMSHEIKNSKKNLPIALIISPLFIVCIYSLYLVGISALLGADQVIALGDSHVDVACNMLFGANGAKIMLVFIVISVLGTVNGLILGAIRLPYGLALRNMLPGSNKLKEVNETYDIPVNSALLSFGLAVGWYIVHYLVMNYALMGGSDISEIAIVMNYVCYILLYLGVIGLYRKKEITSFKTGVINPVLATIGSLIIFAGSLIVFGEDGLSLNIKVLVFMGVSLAVLVTAYLYCNKQAE, from the coding sequence ATGAAAAAACAGAGTGAATATAATATTCTTACGGCTATTTCTATGATAATAGGGATAGTAATAGGATCAGGAATATTTTTTAAATCAGATGACGTATTAAATTATACAAATGGAAGTGTTGCTTTAGGAATACTTGTATTTGTTATTGCCGGAATTAGTATTATTTTTGGTAGTTTAACAATAGCTCAAATTGCAATACGTACAGATAAAGCAGGAGGGATTGTTACTTATATGGAAGAAGTGGGGAATACTTCTCTAGCGGGTAGTTTAGGATGGTTCCATACGTTTATTTATTATCCAACTTTAATCGTAGTTGTATCATGGGTAGCGGGAGTTTATTTCTGTTTGTTATTTGGAATGGAAGGGACTTTGTTACATCAATGTTCTATTGGTTTTACATTTACTATTTTCTTTTTTATTATGAATATTATTTCAAAAAGAATGGGTGGATACTTCCAAGTAGCAACAACTATTATTAAATTAATACCTTTATTCTTAATAGCAGTATTAGGACTAATGTTTGGTGAAACATCAAACATTACGTTAGAACCTGTGATTGCAACCACTAGTAGTATGGGATTTATTGCAGCAATTGTACCAATTGCTTTCTCTTTTGATGGTTGGATTATTGCGACTTCTATGTCACATGAAATAAAAAATTCTAAAAAGAATCTTCCAATAGCTTTAATTATTTCACCATTATTTATTGTATGTATTTATTCATTATACTTAGTAGGGATTTCTGCTTTACTAGGAGCAGATCAAGTTATTGCTTTAGGTGATAGTCATGTAGATGTTGCATGTAATATGTTGTTTGGTGCCAATGGTGCTAAAATTATGTTAGTGTTTATTGTTATTTCTGTATTAGGAACAGTTAATGGATTAATCTTAGGAGCCATTCGTTTACCTTACGGATTAGCTCTTCGTAATATGTTACCAGGATCAAATAAATTAAAAGAAGTAAATGAAACATATGATATTCCTGTTAACAGTGCACTTTTATCATTTGGATTAGCTGTAGGATGGTATATAGTTCATTATTTAGTAATGAACTATGCTTTAATGGGTGGATCTGATATCTCTGAAATAGCAATTGTTATGAACTATGTATGTTATATTTTATTATACTTAGGAGTTATTGGTTTATATCGTAAAAAAGAAATTACAAGCTTTAAAACAGGAGTTATTAATCCTGTTCTTGCAACAATTGGATCGCTTATTATTTTTGCAGGTTCATTGATTGTATTTGGAGAAGATGGATTATCTTTAAATATTAAAGTATTAGTATTTATGGGTGTTTCTTTAGCAGTATTAGTAACTGCTTATCTATATTGTAATAAACAAGCTGAATAA
- a CDS encoding arsenate reductase family protein — MNIQIFGTKKCNETKKAQRYFKERRIKFQFINLLEKELSKGEFQSVKQAVGGIDVMINEKCADQDTYLLIQYMPKTDKEYKLLENQQVLKTPIVRNGKQATIGYQPDVWKEWQ; from the coding sequence GTGAATATACAAATATTTGGAACAAAAAAATGTAATGAAACAAAAAAGGCACAAAGATATTTTAAAGAAAGAAGAATTAAATTCCAATTTATTAATCTATTAGAAAAAGAATTAAGTAAAGGTGAATTCCAAAGTGTAAAACAAGCAGTTGGAGGCATTGATGTCATGATAAATGAAAAATGTGCTGATCAAGATACTTATTTATTAATTCAATATATGCCTAAAACTGATAAAGAATATAAATTATTAGAAAATCAACAAGTATTAAAAACACCAATTGTAAGAAATGGGAAACAAGCAACCATTGGATATCAACCAGATGTATGGAAAGAGTGGCAATAA
- a CDS encoding (deoxy)nucleoside triphosphate pyrophosphohydrolase, which yields MKEIQVVAAIIENNGKILATQRGYGDYKGFYEFPGGKIEANESKEEALVREIQEELNVVIEVGEHLICVEYDYPAFHLKMDCFFSKIVQGNIQLLEHLDAKWLSKQQYDTVPWLEADIEIIELLKRR from the coding sequence ATGAAAGAAATACAGGTAGTAGCTGCAATTATTGAAAACAATGGCAAGATTCTAGCAACCCAAAGAGGTTATGGGGATTATAAAGGATTTTATGAATTTCCTGGTGGTAAAATAGAAGCAAATGAAAGTAAGGAAGAAGCATTAGTACGTGAAATACAAGAAGAGTTAAATGTGGTCATTGAAGTAGGAGAACATCTTATTTGTGTAGAATATGATTATCCAGCTTTTCATTTAAAAATGGATTGTTTTTTTAGTAAGATTGTTCAAGGAAATATTCAATTATTAGAACATTTAGATGCAAAATGGTTATCAAAACAACAATATGATACAGTTCCTTGGTTAGAAGCAGACATTGAAATTATTGAATTATTAAAAAGGAGATAA
- a CDS encoding alpha/beta fold hydrolase, which yields MKKKEGLFDSSCVGQKIQYYIYEPKQTPIAIIQLSHGMCEYVERYEEFALDCCNKGIIFCGHDHLGHGNTGKYNNSFGYFSPKDGDQYVVEDLHIFTTIMKEKYPGIPCFLFGHSMGSFIARSYLSKYEKDIQGCIICGTAGKNPLSGIGCILCKALGMVKGGRNSSKLINNMALGAYNKGFKKETGVEWLSRDEQICQKYIRDPYCTFSFSIHAYRDLFKLLTTVNEDSWYTSFAVEFPVFLVAGDKDPVGENGKGVREVYDHLIQTGHKNVELKLYQDARHELLNEINKEEVSNDFMEWVLKYCS from the coding sequence ATGAAGAAAAAAGAGGGGTTGTTTGATAGCTCGTGTGTTGGTCAAAAAATACAATATTATATCTATGAACCAAAACAAACACCAATCGCTATTATTCAACTGTCACATGGTATGTGTGAGTATGTAGAAAGGTATGAAGAGTTTGCTTTAGATTGTTGTAATAAAGGAATTATATTTTGTGGACATGATCATTTAGGACATGGGAATACAGGGAAGTACAATAATAGTTTTGGTTATTTTAGTCCTAAAGATGGTGATCAATATGTAGTAGAAGATCTTCATATTTTTACAACTATAATGAAAGAAAAATATCCTGGAATACCATGTTTCTTATTTGGTCATTCAATGGGCTCATTTATTGCAAGAAGTTATCTAAGTAAATATGAAAAAGATATTCAAGGATGTATTATTTGTGGTACTGCTGGAAAGAATCCTTTAAGTGGAATAGGTTGTATCCTTTGTAAAGCACTTGGAATGGTAAAAGGTGGTAGAAATAGTAGTAAATTAATTAATAATATGGCATTAGGTGCTTATAATAAAGGATTTAAAAAAGAAACAGGAGTAGAATGGTTATCAAGAGATGAACAAATATGTCAAAAATATATTCGTGATCCTTATTGTACCTTCTCATTTTCTATTCATGCTTATCGTGATCTTTTTAAGTTATTAACAACAGTTAATGAAGATAGTTGGTATACTAGTTTTGCAGTAGAGTTCCCAGTCTTTTTAGTTGCAGGTGATAAAGATCCGGTTGGTGAAAATGGAAAAGGAGTAAGGGAAGTTTATGATCATTTAATTCAAACAGGTCATAAAAATGTAGAATTAAAATTATATCAAGATGCTCGTCATGAGTTATTAAATGAAATAAATAAAGAAGAAGTATCCAATGATTTTATGGAATGGGTTTTGAAATACTGTTCGTAG